The proteins below come from a single Isoptericola dokdonensis DS-3 genomic window:
- a CDS encoding VanW family protein — MASPAPAPPAPAAVPAAPAAVPAARAQGPAAQDAPEDDDTPYQPAVRAYEQRRIGTISAPVAGLPTGAPTEAIPSVAAAGAGSGGGTAAADPLAGLAGDGAPSRWPRVLIGAGLGLVILAGLYAGAQWLVADDVAKGTTVAGVDVGGLPADEAVATLESDLGPRAVEPVAVQAGDATGSLDPAQAGLTLDAQATVDSLTGFTLDPARLLEHVLGGDEVAPVVDVDRSALSAAVGSAAESLAKEPVDGTVRFTGGEPVATDPADGTAVVVDAAQDAVVTGWLVTSGPIELPTEPVPPAIDQADTDAALAEAEQVVSGPVTVDVGGQNPELPARVLARSTSFVAQDGDLVTTFDGDRLTSAVVDRTDDLLTEPDDAHFEFSGGEPVIVGGETGTTLDPAQVADSVGAAAVSTERTAAVELVEQDPEDTRESLAELGVDEVVSEFSTPLTSEPIRTKNLVRGAELVDGTLVKPGETFSLVETLSPIEVSNGYFAAGVVNNGIHSDAVGGGLSQMATTTYNAGFFAGFDDVEHRQHSYWFSRYPAGREATIYVGSIDMKFTNDTPYGALMQAYVSGGRLYVKIWSTEYYDVETSDSGKQNVVPASTIDRSGDPGCEPYPGGEDGFDITVYRKVYLEGELVKDESDYWRYKPDDAVSCSASRAEERDDAAGDGDDRPDDTEKKDEDD; from the coding sequence GTGGCCTCGCCCGCCCCCGCGCCTCCCGCGCCCGCCGCTGTACCGGCCGCGCCCGCCGCTGTACCGGCCGCGCGCGCGCAGGGCCCGGCCGCGCAGGACGCCCCCGAGGACGACGACACCCCCTACCAGCCCGCCGTGCGTGCCTACGAGCAGCGCCGGATCGGCACGATCTCGGCGCCGGTGGCGGGGCTGCCCACCGGTGCGCCCACCGAGGCGATCCCGTCGGTGGCCGCCGCGGGGGCAGGGTCCGGTGGCGGCACTGCCGCGGCCGACCCGTTGGCGGGTCTTGCCGGCGACGGCGCCCCCAGCCGGTGGCCGCGCGTGCTGATCGGCGCGGGACTGGGTCTGGTGATCCTCGCCGGCCTCTACGCCGGCGCGCAGTGGCTCGTCGCGGACGACGTCGCGAAGGGCACCACCGTGGCCGGGGTCGACGTCGGCGGTCTCCCCGCGGACGAGGCGGTCGCCACGCTCGAGTCCGACCTCGGGCCGCGAGCCGTCGAGCCGGTCGCGGTGCAGGCGGGCGACGCCACGGGCAGCCTGGACCCGGCGCAGGCCGGTCTCACGCTCGACGCGCAGGCGACGGTCGACTCCCTCACGGGCTTCACGCTCGACCCGGCCCGGCTGCTCGAGCACGTGCTCGGCGGGGACGAGGTGGCGCCCGTCGTCGACGTCGACCGGTCCGCCCTGTCGGCTGCGGTCGGGTCGGCCGCCGAGTCCCTCGCGAAGGAGCCCGTCGACGGCACCGTCCGGTTCACGGGCGGCGAGCCCGTCGCGACCGACCCCGCCGACGGCACCGCGGTCGTCGTCGACGCCGCGCAGGACGCGGTGGTGACGGGCTGGCTCGTGACCTCCGGCCCGATCGAGCTGCCGACCGAGCCCGTGCCGCCGGCGATCGACCAGGCGGACACCGACGCGGCCCTCGCCGAGGCGGAGCAGGTCGTGTCCGGCCCGGTGACCGTCGACGTCGGCGGCCAGAACCCCGAGCTGCCCGCACGGGTCCTGGCCCGTTCCACGTCGTTCGTCGCGCAGGACGGCGACCTCGTCACCACGTTCGACGGCGACCGGCTCACCAGCGCCGTCGTGGACCGTACCGACGACCTCCTGACCGAGCCCGACGACGCCCACTTCGAGTTCTCCGGCGGCGAGCCGGTGATCGTCGGCGGCGAGACCGGCACGACCCTCGATCCCGCGCAGGTCGCGGACTCCGTCGGCGCCGCCGCCGTCTCGACGGAGCGGACCGCCGCCGTCGAGCTGGTCGAGCAGGACCCGGAGGACACCCGCGAGTCGCTCGCGGAGCTCGGCGTGGACGAGGTGGTCTCGGAGTTCTCCACGCCGCTGACCAGCGAGCCGATCCGCACGAAGAACCTGGTGCGCGGCGCCGAGCTGGTCGACGGCACGCTGGTGAAGCCGGGGGAGACCTTCTCCCTGGTCGAGACGCTGTCGCCCATCGAGGTGTCCAACGGCTACTTCGCCGCGGGCGTCGTCAACAACGGCATCCACTCCGACGCCGTCGGCGGCGGCCTGTCCCAGATGGCCACCACCACGTACAACGCCGGGTTCTTCGCCGGGTTCGACGACGTCGAGCACCGCCAGCACAGCTACTGGTTCAGCCGCTACCCGGCGGGGCGCGAGGCGACGATCTACGTCGGCTCGATCGACATGAAGTTCACCAACGACACCCCGTACGGCGCCCTCATGCAGGCGTACGTCTCCGGCGGGCGCCTCTACGTCAAGATCTGGTCGACGGAGTACTACGACGTCGAGACGAGCGACTCCGGCAAGCAGAACGTCGTCCCCGCGTCCACGATCGACCGGTCGGGCGACCCCGGCTGCGAGCCGTACCCCGGCGGCGAGGACGGGTTCGACATCACCGTGTACCGCAAGGTCTACCTCGAGGGCGAGCTCGTCAAGGACGAGTCCGACTACTGGCGCTACAAGCCGGACGACGCCGTGAGCTGCTCGGCGTCCCGCGCCGAGGAGCGCGACGACGCGGCCGGTGACGGCGACGACCGGCCGGACGACACCGAGAAGAAGGACGAGGACGACTGA
- a CDS encoding DUF6113 family protein, producing the protein MPGLVGRVLLALLLGAVIGLVGTVTHRSTWADLPVGLVLALVMTLATAVLCRAWTGTGALLAAGAGWLVTVQLLATDGPGGDVLVPADLTGYLWTYGGLVLFAVAAFLPRRWFDDEPSGGPE; encoded by the coding sequence GTGCCCGGCCTGGTCGGCCGCGTCCTGCTGGCCCTGCTGCTCGGCGCCGTGATCGGGCTCGTCGGCACGGTCACGCACCGCAGCACCTGGGCCGACCTGCCGGTGGGTCTGGTCCTCGCGCTCGTCATGACCCTCGCCACCGCGGTGCTGTGCCGCGCCTGGACCGGGACGGGCGCGCTGCTGGCCGCCGGCGCGGGCTGGCTCGTCACCGTCCAGCTGCTCGCGACCGACGGACCGGGCGGCGACGTGCTCGTCCCGGCGGACCTCACGGGCTACCTGTGGACCTACGGTGGCCTGGTCCTCTTCGCCGTCGCGGCGTTCCTGCCGCGGCGCTGGTTCGACGACGAGCCGTCCGGCGGACCCGAGTAG
- a CDS encoding prephenate dehydratase yields MRVAYLGPEGTFTHQAVLTWAAGRVTEPAHVDALPLTTVAAVHDAVADGTADLGVVAVESSVEGYVVPSVDMLLATARVAAVDEVVLDVSFDAFVRPGHGPLTEVTAHPHGLAQCRRFTTAHGLTEVPAASNAAACRDVAAHQVALGPRLCGELYGLDTLAERVEDFAGARTRFLVLDRRADAHARLAATTADAWRTMVAVTPVVTGPGVLARVTRAFAERDVNMSSLVTRPLKAREGQYVFVVTLDAAPWEPGVRDLFGDLLAAGDALKVLGAYPAAPGEGGLDGVLADHAPTGSVRADDAPTTVAQGLLW; encoded by the coding sequence GTGAGGGTCGCGTACCTCGGCCCCGAGGGGACCTTCACCCACCAGGCCGTGCTGACCTGGGCGGCGGGTCGCGTCACGGAGCCCGCACACGTCGACGCGCTGCCCCTGACGACCGTGGCGGCCGTGCACGACGCCGTGGCGGACGGCACGGCCGACCTCGGCGTCGTCGCGGTGGAGAGTTCCGTGGAGGGCTACGTCGTCCCGTCGGTCGACATGCTGCTCGCCACCGCCCGGGTCGCTGCCGTCGACGAGGTCGTGCTCGACGTGTCGTTCGACGCGTTCGTCCGTCCCGGTCACGGCCCCCTCACCGAGGTCACCGCGCACCCGCACGGGCTCGCCCAGTGCCGTCGGTTCACCACCGCGCACGGCCTGACGGAGGTCCCCGCGGCGTCCAACGCCGCGGCGTGCCGGGACGTCGCCGCGCACCAGGTCGCCCTCGGGCCGCGACTGTGCGGCGAGCTCTACGGCCTCGACACCCTCGCCGAACGGGTCGAGGACTTCGCGGGGGCACGCACCCGGTTCCTCGTGCTCGACCGGCGTGCCGACGCCCACGCCCGGCTCGCCGCCACGACGGCCGACGCCTGGCGCACGATGGTGGCCGTGACGCCCGTCGTCACCGGACCCGGCGTGCTCGCGCGGGTCACCCGCGCCTTCGCCGAGCGCGACGTCAACATGTCGAGCCTCGTCACCCGGCCGCTGAAGGCCCGCGAGGGCCAGTACGTGTTCGTCGTGACCCTCGACGCCGCGCCCTGGGAACCGGGGGTCCGCGACCTGTTCGGCGACCTCCTGGCCGCCGGCGACGCGCTCAAAGTGCTCGGCGCCTATCCCGCCGCGCCGGGGGAGGGCGGTCTCGACGGTGTCCTCGCCGACCACGCACCCACCGGCAGCGTCCGGGCCGACGACGCCCCCACCACGGTCGCGCAGGGCCTGCTGTGGTGA